In Halarcobacter bivalviorum, a genomic segment contains:
- a CDS encoding sensor histidine kinase: MFGKFTYTLKNLILLLLVFIFGLIFLISLHIFFLNLIDNLDKKTENLKAKMEIGEFIVDDLHKIRSDFYELATSTTNLKGIELINNRIEQRINNIEDGLNILENGGVLKRVIRLNIVGHNDTEKVIHYNKDDNNISLEVIDLSPKIIEFEEMLQTLNNLLKKQIALKQENDPIGFMKQNKKIKRFYKSTPAFFVRITENANRLLYEGTIELKKLQDEIKKQKKQYTNLELLLILIIIFIVAILGFLIAIQINKNTKNLEIQERSTRGILDAQKNIVVVSNGEYMIDANQALVDFFDGYNSFDDFQKEHICICDFFVDINDDDYVIDKDYDGRMWFEYILDNPSKLHKVAMYKQEVLNYFTISASKKVLDTNNFIVIVALNNITKEIEAQKELKALNNNLENIIDHKTKELKDLNRNLEIKIKEEVEKNREKDKALIQQGRFAALGEMIGNIAHQWRQPLSAISSTVSSMQLQIELNIATKDDIKNSYSSVMKYVEFLNQTIEDFRSFFRKDKEAVKFNVIDVLNNSLCITSAVYKDNAITVTLDLEKKELCSVGFPNELAQAFLNILNNAKDILKEKKLEKRQVYIKAYENENQNIIEFYDSAGGISSNIKDKIFDPYFTTKHKSQGTGIGLYMSKDIIEKHMKGSLTAYNSDFFINEYHYFGACFKIKLPKL; encoded by the coding sequence TTGTTCGGAAAATTCACGTATACTCTAAAAAACCTTATTTTATTACTTTTAGTCTTTATTTTTGGATTAATATTTTTAATCTCTTTACATATTTTTTTCCTAAACTTAATAGACAATTTAGATAAAAAAACTGAAAACCTAAAAGCAAAAATGGAAATTGGAGAGTTTATTGTAGATGATTTACATAAAATCCGTTCAGATTTTTATGAATTAGCAACTTCTACAACAAATCTTAAAGGTATTGAATTAATAAATAATAGAATAGAGCAAAGAATAAATAATATTGAAGATGGCTTAAATATTTTAGAAAATGGTGGTGTTTTAAAAAGAGTAATTAGACTAAATATTGTAGGGCATAATGATACAGAAAAAGTCATTCATTACAATAAAGATGATAACAATATTTCTTTAGAGGTTATAGATTTAAGTCCTAAAATTATCGAATTTGAAGAGATGCTTCAAACTTTAAATAACTTATTGAAAAAACAAATTGCATTAAAACAAGAAAATGACCCAATTGGTTTTATGAAGCAAAATAAAAAAATAAAACGATTTTATAAAAGTACTCCTGCTTTTTTTGTAAGAATTACAGAAAATGCAAATAGATTACTTTATGAAGGGACAATTGAGTTAAAAAAACTTCAAGATGAAATTAAAAAACAAAAAAAACAATATACAAACCTTGAACTGCTTTTAATCTTAATTATTATTTTTATAGTTGCTATTCTTGGTTTTTTAATTGCTATTCAAATAAATAAAAATACAAAAAACTTAGAGATACAAGAGCGTTCTACAAGGGGGATTCTTGATGCACAAAAAAATATAGTTGTTGTAAGTAATGGCGAATATATGATTGATGCAAATCAGGCTCTTGTAGATTTCTTTGATGGTTATAATAGTTTTGATGATTTTCAAAAAGAGCATATTTGTATTTGTGATTTTTTTGTAGATATAAATGACGATGATTATGTAATTGATAAAGATTATGATGGAAGGATGTGGTTTGAATATATCTTAGACAATCCTAGTAAGTTGCACAAAGTTGCTATGTACAAACAAGAAGTCTTAAATTATTTTACAATTTCAGCTTCAAAAAAAGTTTTAGATACAAATAACTTTATAGTAATTGTAGCTTTAAACAATATTACAAAAGAGATTGAGGCACAAAAAGAGTTAAAAGCTTTAAATAATAATTTAGAAAATATAATTGACCATAAAACAAAAGAGCTAAAAGACTTAAATAGAAACTTAGAGATAAAAATCAAAGAAGAGGTTGAAAAAAATAGAGAAAAAGATAAAGCTCTTATCCAACAAGGAAGATTTGCTGCATTAGGAGAGATGATAGGAAATATTGCACACCAGTGGAGACAACCTCTGTCAGCAATCTCTTCAACAGTTTCTTCTATGCAATTACAAATTGAATTAAATATTGCAACAAAAGATGATATAAAGAACTCTTATAGTTCTGTTATGAAGTATGTAGAATTTTTAAATCAAACAATTGAAGATTTTAGAAGTTTTTTTAGAAAAGATAAAGAGGCTGTAAAGTTTAATGTTATTGATGTACTTAATAATTCTCTTTGTATTACAAGTGCCGTATATAAAGACAATGCTATTACAGTCACTTTAGATTTAGAAAAAAAAGAGCTTTGTTCAGTAGGCTTCCCAAATGAGTTAGCACAAGCTTTTTTAAATATTTTAAATAATGCAAAAGATATTCTAAAAGAGAAAAAACTAGAGAAAAGACAAGTTTATATAAAAGCCTATGAAAATGAAAATCAAAATATAATTGAATTTTATGATAGTGCAGGAGGAATTTCTTCAAATATAAAAGATAAAATATTTGACCCATATTTTACTACAAAACATAAATCACAAGGTACAGGAATAGGTCTTTATATGAGTAAAGATATAATTGAAAAGCATATGAAAGGTTCTTTAACAGCCTATAATTCTGACTTTTTTATAAATGAGTATCACTATTTTGGTGCTTGCTTTAAAATAAAATTACCAAAACTTTAA